From a single Actinomycetota bacterium genomic region:
- a CDS encoding adenylate cyclase, which yields MTKQDKSSETLSPEQLTELLRLIKGADTVELKLSVADENRRSAVTALGMDPLDAEVRQVVFFDTPDLVLDRHGVVVRARRVQRKADDSVVKLRPVVPENLAPSLRRSPAFGVEVDAMPGGFVCSASMKARLKQGDVRDVLAGRRPIRRLFTKAQRALFTVHGPDGVGLDDLTCLGPINVLKLKFSPRGLERRLVAELWNYPDGSRILELSTKCTPGDAFQAAAELRAFLGGRGVDLAGSQMTKTRTALELFSRELLTTAEAK from the coding sequence GTGACCAAGCAGGACAAGTCGTCAGAGACGCTGTCCCCAGAGCAACTCACTGAGCTCCTTCGGCTCATCAAGGGCGCGGACACCGTCGAGCTGAAGCTCAGCGTGGCCGATGAGAACCGTCGGTCCGCCGTGACCGCGCTCGGAATGGATCCCCTCGACGCCGAGGTCCGACAGGTCGTCTTCTTCGACACCCCGGACCTCGTCCTGGATCGCCACGGCGTGGTCGTGCGAGCGCGGCGAGTACAGCGCAAGGCAGACGACTCCGTCGTGAAGCTTCGTCCAGTCGTTCCGGAGAACCTGGCGCCTTCCCTGCGCCGATCGCCCGCCTTCGGCGTCGAGGTCGACGCCATGCCAGGCGGGTTCGTCTGCTCGGCCTCGATGAAGGCTCGGCTCAAGCAAGGCGACGTACGGGACGTGCTGGCCGGACGGCGTCCGATTCGACGGCTGTTCACCAAGGCGCAACGGGCACTCTTCACCGTTCACGGGCCAGATGGTGTCGGCCTCGACGATCTCACCTGCCTCGGCCCCATCAACGTGCTCAAGCTCAAGTTCTCACCACGGGGTCTGGAGCGTCGCCTGGTCGCCGAGCTTTGGAACTATCCGGACGGATCACGAATTTTAGAGTTGTCTACGAAGTGCACACCCGGCGATGCGTTCCAGGCAGCCGCAGAGCTGAGAGCATTTCTCGGCGGGCGCGGCGTCGATCTTGCCGGATCACAAATGACCAAGACTCGTACCGCCCTTGAGCTCTTCTCTCGTGAGCTCCTTACGACGGCCGAAGCGAAATGA
- a CDS encoding polyphosphate kinase 2 family protein has protein sequence MDTRQRLITKLLVQPDARADIAGRDPAWTGGPEFEQLSSETLDATARAALARGVEQLADAQELLWASNTYALLAVFQAIDAAGKDSTIKHVMSGVNPQGVQVVSFKQPSTKELEHDFLWRISNAVPARGRIGIFNRSHYEEVIALRVHPEWLARQSLPADDRDAEFWGNRYEDINAFERHLDRNGTKIVKFFLHVSRDEQRRRFLARLDEPGKQWKFSAADVRERAHWDEYMQAYEAALTATSTPWAPWYVIPADRKHVMQEMVAAILVDVIGTLGLTWPSVSESERRENADARRTLESEPEARVASSRASKPAHA, from the coding sequence GTGGACACAAGACAACGGCTGATCACCAAGCTGCTCGTCCAGCCCGACGCCCGGGCGGACATCGCTGGGCGGGACCCTGCTTGGACGGGCGGCCCGGAGTTCGAGCAGCTGTCCTCGGAGACGTTGGATGCAACCGCAAGGGCCGCCCTCGCCCGGGGCGTCGAGCAGCTCGCCGACGCCCAGGAGCTGCTGTGGGCGAGCAACACGTACGCGCTCCTGGCTGTCTTCCAGGCCATCGATGCCGCGGGAAAGGACTCGACCATCAAGCACGTGATGTCGGGCGTGAACCCCCAAGGTGTGCAGGTCGTTTCGTTCAAGCAACCGTCGACCAAGGAGCTCGAGCACGACTTCCTATGGCGCATCTCGAACGCGGTCCCCGCCCGTGGCCGGATAGGCATCTTCAACCGGTCGCATTACGAAGAGGTCATCGCACTGCGCGTTCACCCTGAATGGCTCGCTCGGCAGAGCCTTCCCGCCGACGATCGCGACGCTGAGTTCTGGGGCAACCGCTACGAGGACATCAACGCATTCGAGCGACACTTGGATCGAAATGGAACGAAGATTGTGAAGTTCTTCCTCCACGTCTCGCGAGATGAACAAAGGCGGCGATTTCTCGCACGCCTCGATGAGCCCGGCAAGCAGTGGAAGTTCAGTGCAGCCGATGTCCGCGAGCGCGCGCATTGGGATGAGTACATGCAGGCCTATGAGGCCGCGCTCACAGCTACGTCCACTCCGTGGGCGCCGTGGTACGTCATACCCGCAGATCGCAAGCACGTGATGCAGGAGATGGTCGCGGCCATCCTTGTCGATGTCATCGGTACCCTCGGTCTGACGTGGCCAAGTGTTTCAGAGAGCGAACGACGCGAGAACGCTGACGCTCGGCGCACCCTCGAATCCGAGCCAGAAGCGAGGGTTGCATCGAGTCGTGCGTCCAAACCCGCGCATGCCTGA
- a CDS encoding DUF1269 domain-containing protein gives MATLTVWKFDSPDGADRAEATLEHLAKEDLISVEDAAIVSWPRNKKSPKTRQLQGLAGVGALGGAFWGLLFGLLFFVPLLGLAMGALTGAIGGSLADVGIDDDFIASLRARIEPGTSALFVLTSDAVLDKVRDAFAATHAELIHSNLSSEQEERLRDVFATA, from the coding sequence GTGGCGACACTGACGGTCTGGAAGTTCGACAGTCCCGACGGCGCGGACCGCGCGGAAGCGACGCTGGAGCATCTCGCCAAGGAAGACCTCATCTCCGTGGAGGACGCGGCCATCGTGAGTTGGCCGCGCAACAAGAAGAGCCCGAAGACGCGCCAGCTACAGGGCCTCGCCGGTGTCGGGGCCCTTGGTGGCGCCTTCTGGGGACTGCTGTTCGGGCTTTTGTTCTTCGTTCCCCTGCTCGGCTTGGCCATGGGCGCCTTGACCGGTGCCATCGGCGGTTCACTCGCCGATGTGGGGATCGACGACGACTTCATCGCCTCCCTACGAGCACGAATCGAGCCGGGTACGTCGGCCCTCTTCGTCCTGACGAGCGACGCAGTCCTCGACAAGGTGCGCGACGCATTTGCCGCCACCCACGCGGAGCTCATCCACAGCAATCTCTCCAGCGAGCAGGAAGAGCGCCTTCGCGACGTGTTCGCTACTGCCTGA
- a CDS encoding DUF3040 domain-containing protein, whose translation RSLPKGRAMADRLNPSHDRVRLTGEELRSLERIEQALTTDRAAETATVAEAPFGSQSARPRWFARWRLLGVAPWLIPIGLVVLVTGLWSAALATGFGAALAVIGMTGCAWRAWRGSRLERECRDRRDADLPEYVSRTRPDASDHH comes from the coding sequence GTCGGTCTCTTCCGAAAGGACGAGCAATGGCTGACCGGCTGAACCCGTCCCATGATCGAGTACGGCTGACGGGTGAGGAGCTTCGCAGTCTCGAGCGAATCGAACAAGCGCTGACGACCGACCGCGCCGCCGAGACCGCGACCGTTGCCGAGGCACCGTTCGGATCGCAGTCGGCCCGGCCACGATGGTTCGCTCGTTGGCGGCTGCTCGGGGTCGCGCCCTGGCTCATCCCGATCGGGCTGGTCGTTCTCGTAACGGGTCTTTGGTCCGCCGCGCTCGCGACCGGTTTCGGCGCCGCGCTCGCCGTCATCGGGATGACGGGGTGCGCGTGGCGCGCCTGGCGCGGCTCGCGGCTGGAAAGGGAATGTCGCGATCGGCGAGATGCTGACCTGCCGGAGTACGTGAGTCGCACCCGGCCGGACGCTTCAGATCATCACTAG
- a CDS encoding DUF1269 domain-containing protein, with amino-acid sequence MIDIGPVQLLAIGFGPEAEYDGQILAELERLDGKGLIRVLDLLFVGQDVEADQLVALNYQGDELGGLVGALLGFAFQGEPSGRVVVADAPPGKESVGLTREHLQDLVTDTPSDLAIAVLLIEHLWARDFKQSLRRAGAFPLVEGFLSTDMLADLALELEATVRTLDEVEGQEHGSATAGPPGREKTPGGLQMAIRAGSRVQARQTYRTINRMARRRALFRDAMRRESASRYDG; translated from the coding sequence ATGATTGACATCGGACCGGTACAGCTGCTCGCGATCGGCTTCGGGCCCGAGGCGGAGTATGACGGGCAGATCCTCGCCGAGCTGGAGCGCTTGGACGGCAAGGGTCTCATCCGTGTGCTCGACCTCCTGTTCGTCGGGCAGGACGTCGAGGCCGATCAGCTCGTGGCGCTGAATTACCAGGGCGACGAGCTCGGAGGTCTCGTCGGCGCGCTCCTGGGATTCGCATTCCAGGGTGAGCCCAGCGGGCGTGTCGTTGTCGCCGACGCGCCCCCTGGCAAGGAGTCAGTTGGGTTGACTCGTGAGCATCTCCAGGACCTGGTTACGGACACTCCGTCAGACCTGGCAATCGCCGTACTTCTCATCGAGCACCTCTGGGCCCGTGACTTCAAGCAATCCCTCCGTCGCGCCGGCGCCTTTCCGTTGGTCGAGGGCTTTCTCTCGACCGACATGCTGGCGGACCTCGCGCTCGAACTCGAGGCGACGGTACGGACGCTCGACGAGGTCGAGGGCCAGGAACACGGGTCGGCCACCGCCGGTCCACCAGGGCGCGAGAAGACGCCCGGAGGATTGCAAATGGCGATACGGGCGGGGAGTCGCGTTCAAGCGAGACAGACGTACCGCACCATCAACCGCATGGCGCGCCGCCGAGCGCTTTTTCGTGACGCCATGAGACGAGAGTCCGCGTCGCGATATGACGGGTAG
- a CDS encoding SHOCT domain-containing protein gives MVLAQFGTGQVFLSMLWFVLFFLWIWLVITVFADIFRSPDLSGWGKALWSILVIFMPYLGVFVYLIARGRKMSEHAADEAMARDQMYRGYVRDVVESTPTDVDQLARLAAMREQGLIDDAEFQRMKAKVTAA, from the coding sequence ATGGTCCTTGCTCAGTTCGGTACCGGGCAGGTGTTTCTGTCGATGCTTTGGTTCGTTCTGTTCTTCCTGTGGATCTGGCTTGTGATCACGGTTTTCGCCGACATCTTTCGGAGCCCCGACCTCTCGGGCTGGGGAAAGGCCCTCTGGTCGATCCTCGTCATCTTCATGCCGTACCTCGGTGTCTTCGTCTATCTCATCGCCCGGGGGCGGAAGATGAGCGAGCACGCAGCAGATGAGGCAATGGCTCGGGACCAGATGTATCGCGGGTATGTCCGAGACGTTGTCGAGAGCACACCGACCGACGTCGATCAGTTGGCCAGGCTCGCGGCCATGCGGGAGCAGGGCTTGATCGATGACGCGGAGTTCCAGCGCATGAAAGCCAAGGTAACTGCGGCATGA
- a CDS encoding SCP2 sterol-binding domain-containing protein yields MTGRSTGGVQSPTDSFFADLATRRHEPLLKSASGSVQFDLVDGERLEHWCVTMDKGDVAVSHKNAKADAIVRLDKATFDGMASGRVNAIAATLRGELVPEGDLGLVLLFQRLFPAPEGADGAADLVARRAR; encoded by the coding sequence ATGACAGGCCGGTCGACTGGCGGCGTGCAGTCTCCAACCGACTCGTTCTTTGCCGACTTGGCGACTCGTCGCCACGAGCCCTTGCTCAAGAGCGCATCAGGCAGCGTTCAGTTCGATCTCGTTGACGGTGAGCGGCTGGAGCACTGGTGCGTGACGATGGACAAGGGCGACGTCGCCGTGTCGCACAAGAACGCGAAGGCCGATGCCATCGTGCGTCTCGACAAGGCGACGTTCGACGGCATGGCGTCGGGGAGGGTCAACGCAATAGCAGCAACCCTACGAGGCGAGCTGGTCCCCGAGGGTGACCTCGGTCTGGTCTTGCTCTTCCAGCGGCTGTTCCCGGCACCCGAGGGTGCGGACGGCGCGGCAGACCTCGTTGCGAGGCGTGCGCGGTGA